In the genome of Bacteroidales bacterium, the window TACACCAAGCGCCATACATATGCGTTTCATGGAACCCATCGAATTTATGAGCACAGGAAAATGTGTTCCGGTATTTTCAAAAAGTAAAGCCTTACCTCCTGCTTTACTAATGCGATCGGTAACTTCAGCAATTTCCAAATCCGGTGAAACAAATTCTTTTACACGAATAAGTTCTCCTGCTTTTTCCAACGCGACTATAAATTCCTGAAGGTTTTTATACATACAATTTCATTTTAATGGAACACGAATTTTACGAATGCAACGAATTTACACGAAAATAATTTGTATCCTATTTATTTATTCATCATTCTAAATTCCGACTTCTGAATTTATTTCATTAATTAATTTCTATTTCACCAATTAAATAAGTCTTTGCTTTACCAGCAATCTCAACCCTTTCACCAAGGTACTTGCATTTCAAATGTCCTTTACGTTTTGAAAGTTGTATGGCTGTCATTTCATTTTTATTCAAAACATTTTTCCAATAAGGAATCAATGTTGTATGCGCCGAGCCGGTTACAGGATCTTCATCAATGCCAACACCCGGACCAAAAAAGCGGGAAACAAAATCACATTCATTTCCTTTCGACGTTACAATGATTCCGCGTGTTCCCGTTTTTGACAAAATTTTAAAATCAGGTTTTATATTTTCAATTTGTTCCTGGTTTTTATATATCAACATATAATCCGAAGTTCCTTTATATGTTTCAACAGGAGCCATACCAATACCTTCAGCGATTATTGCAGGTATTTCAATTTTTGAGATTTTATCAGTCGGGAAATTTAAAATCAAATATTCATTTTCTTTTCGTACCGAAAGAACGCCACTCTTGGAAAAAAAATGTATAACATCATTTTCATGATGAAGCAAATTAAAAATAACATGCGATGTTGCCAAAGTAGCATGACCGCATAAGTCCACTTCTGTTAGAGGCGTGAACCAGCGAATATGAAACGCATTATTTTCGTTTACAAAAAAAGCTGTTTCGGAAAGATTATTTTCCATGGCAATTTTTTGTAATATTTCATCTGGCAACCATTTTTCTAAAGGACATACTGCCGCAGGATTTCCCATAAAAAGCTTTTCAGCAAAAGCATCGACCTGGAATAATTTTATTTTCATTTGTATAAAAACTTTAATGTGTATAAAATTTGTATGTTGTCATGGTTTTTTTAAGGAAAATGTAAAATTGTTTTAATTTATTTCTTTTTCTTTTTTATTAATTCTTTTTTCTTTTCTGATTCAGGTAAATAATTTTCGGATGTAATAACTTTTTCGCCACTTTCTTTCTCCAATTCTTTCAAAGCGTTTCCTGCAATTTTTCCTCCAATTCTTGCCGCCACTTTATTCTCAATAAAACCTTTTGCATTTTTAGCTCTTGTTACTTTTGTTGTTGATGCTTCTCCCAACATTGAAAAAATCAATTCAAGGTCAGTCATATGGTCACGTAAG includes:
- a CDS encoding PhzF family phenazine biosynthesis protein; translation: MKIKLFQVDAFAEKLFMGNPAAVCPLEKWLPDEILQKIAMENNLSETAFFVNENNAFHIRWFTPLTEVDLCGHATLATSHVIFNLLHHENDVIHFFSKSGVLSVRKENEYLILNFPTDKISKIEIPAIIAEGIGMAPVETYKGTSDYMLIYKNQEQIENIKPDFKILSKTGTRGIIVTSKGNECDFVSRFFGPGVGIDEDPVTGSAHTTLIPYWKNVLNKNEMTAIQLSKRKGHLKCKYLGERVEIAGKAKTYLIGEIEIN